From one Rhizobium sp. CIAT894 genomic stretch:
- a CDS encoding ABC transporter permease translates to MRIELEKRPDVSKLYAFVSPLLALVLTLAFGAIMFAMLGKDPVEALDAFFVEPLLEVWSLHELAIKAAPLILIAVGLAVCYRSNNWNIGAEGQFTIGAITGSYIPIVFYDWHSPLVLPLMLLLGALGGALFAAIPALLKAHFNTNEILTSLMLVYIAQLFLDWLIRGAWRDPKGFNFPVSRDFAPEAVLPAIWEESGRAHWAFIFAIAAAIGVWFMLRYTLKGFEIVVLGQSERAGRFAGFSSKKMIWFSFLFSGALAGLAGISEVSGSIGHLQPAISPGYGFTAIIVAFLGRLNPLGIIASGLVLALTYLGGEAAQLSLGVSDKVTRVFQGLLLFFVLSCDTLIYYKIRIVWSRLRGGAA, encoded by the coding sequence ATGCGCATTGAACTCGAAAAACGTCCCGACGTCTCGAAGCTCTACGCTTTCGTCTCGCCGCTCCTGGCCCTCGTCCTGACGCTCGCCTTCGGCGCCATCATGTTTGCCATGCTCGGCAAGGACCCGGTCGAGGCGCTCGATGCATTCTTCGTCGAGCCGCTGCTCGAGGTCTGGTCACTGCACGAACTGGCGATCAAGGCGGCACCCCTGATCCTGATCGCCGTCGGTCTGGCCGTCTGTTATCGTTCGAACAACTGGAATATCGGCGCCGAAGGCCAGTTCACCATCGGCGCCATCACCGGCTCCTATATCCCGATCGTCTTCTACGACTGGCATTCGCCGCTGGTGCTGCCGCTGATGCTGCTTCTCGGGGCGCTCGGCGGTGCGCTGTTCGCCGCCATTCCGGCGCTGCTCAAGGCGCATTTCAACACCAATGAAATCCTGACATCGCTGATGCTGGTCTATATCGCCCAGCTCTTCCTCGACTGGTTGATTCGCGGCGCCTGGCGAGACCCGAAAGGCTTCAACTTTCCGGTCTCGCGCGATTTCGCACCGGAAGCGGTGCTGCCGGCGATCTGGGAAGAGTCGGGCCGCGCCCATTGGGCCTTCATCTTCGCCATTGCCGCGGCGATCGGCGTCTGGTTCATGCTGCGTTACACGCTGAAAGGCTTCGAGATCGTCGTGCTCGGCCAGTCGGAGCGGGCAGGGCGCTTTGCCGGCTTCTCGTCGAAGAAGATGATCTGGTTCAGCTTTCTCTTTTCGGGCGCGCTTGCCGGTCTTGCCGGGATATCGGAGGTCTCCGGCTCGATCGGCCACCTGCAGCCGGCGATCTCGCCGGGCTATGGCTTCACCGCCATCATCGTCGCCTTTCTCGGCCGCCTCAATCCGCTCGGCATCATCGCATCGGGCCTGGTGCTGGCGCTCACCTATCTCGGCGGTGAGGCGGCACAGCTGTCGCTCGGCGTTTCCGACAAGGTCACCCGCGTCTTCCAGGGCCTGCTGCTCTTCTTCGTGCTCTCCTGCGATACGCTGATC
- a CDS encoding ABC transporter ATP-binding protein, which translates to MSPLNVPDSGALLSVQKLTKFFGGFAACNEIDLDIAPGEIHALLGENGAGKSTLVKMLFGVLEPTNGHILWQGQPVAITSPGEARKHGIGMVFQHFSLFEALTVAENIALSLDDAIPIDRIAEEARALSQAYGLPLDPHAHVADLSVGERQRIEIVRALLQNPKLIILDEPTSVLTPQEADRLFETLFKLRAEGRSVLYISHRLEEVQRICDRATVLRHGRVTGACDPKQETPASLARMMVGSEVAAVTHPERSDKGEVQLAVANLSVAARTPFAMPLRDVSMTVRSGEILAIAGVAGNGQSELFDALSGEYPVASAEAIVIRKKPVGTEGITARRLLGAGFVPEERHGHAAVSAMKLSDNLVLARSQSDRKAFLGLLGIIRQGAVKSAARRISEAMDVRKSGDDPAAGSLSGGNLQKFIVGRELDRQPAVLVVNQPTWGVDAGAASRIRQALVDLARNGSAVVVISQDLDEIFEVATDIAVISEGRLSRPFPSGELTREKIGLLMGGLHESSSAPEAPHAH; encoded by the coding sequence GTGTCGCCATTGAATGTGCCGGATTCCGGTGCGTTATTATCCGTCCAGAAGCTGACGAAGTTTTTCGGTGGCTTTGCCGCCTGCAATGAAATCGATCTGGATATTGCGCCGGGCGAAATTCACGCGCTTCTCGGCGAAAACGGTGCAGGCAAATCCACACTGGTGAAAATGCTGTTCGGCGTTCTGGAGCCGACCAACGGACATATCCTCTGGCAGGGCCAGCCGGTTGCGATCACCTCGCCGGGGGAAGCGCGCAAGCACGGCATCGGCATGGTCTTCCAGCATTTTTCGCTGTTCGAGGCGCTGACGGTTGCCGAAAACATCGCATTGTCGCTCGATGACGCAATCCCGATCGACAGGATCGCCGAAGAGGCGAGGGCGCTGTCGCAAGCCTACGGCCTGCCGCTCGATCCGCATGCCCATGTCGCCGATCTCTCGGTCGGCGAGCGCCAGCGCATCGAAATCGTCCGTGCGCTGCTGCAGAACCCGAAGCTGATCATCCTCGACGAGCCGACCTCGGTGCTGACGCCGCAGGAGGCCGACAGGCTGTTCGAAACGCTGTTCAAGCTGCGCGCCGAAGGGCGTTCGGTCCTCTATATCAGTCACCGCCTGGAAGAGGTGCAGCGCATCTGCGATCGCGCCACGGTGCTGCGCCACGGCCGCGTCACCGGCGCCTGCGATCCGAAACAGGAAACGCCGGCCTCACTCGCCCGTATGATGGTTGGCAGCGAGGTGGCGGCCGTCACACATCCCGAGCGCAGCGACAAGGGCGAGGTGCAGCTTGCCGTCGCCAATCTCTCCGTCGCCGCCCGCACTCCTTTCGCCATGCCGCTGCGCGATGTCTCGATGACGGTGCGCTCCGGCGAGATCCTCGCCATCGCCGGCGTTGCCGGCAACGGCCAGAGCGAACTTTTCGATGCTTTGTCCGGCGAATATCCCGTTGCTTCGGCCGAGGCGATCGTCATCCGCAAGAAGCCTGTAGGCACCGAGGGCATCACCGCCCGCCGTCTGCTCGGCGCCGGTTTCGTGCCGGAGGAACGGCACGGCCATGCCGCCGTCTCCGCCATGAAACTGTCCGACAATCTGGTGCTGGCCCGCAGCCAGTCCGACCGCAAGGCCTTTCTCGGCCTGCTCGGCATCATCCGCCAGGGTGCTGTGAAATCCGCGGCGCGGCGCATTTCCGAAGCGATGGATGTCCGCAAGAGCGGCGATGATCCGGCCGCCGGCTCGCTTTCCGGCGGCAATCTGCAAAAATTCATCGTCGGCCGCGAGCTGGACCGCCAGCCGGCGGTGCTCGTCGTCAACCAGCCGACCTGGGGTGTGGATGCCGGGGCTGCAAGCCGCATTCGCCAAGCCCTCGTCGATCTTGCCAGAAACGGTTCGGCCGTCGTCGTCATCAGCCAGGATCTCGACGAGATCTTCGAAGTGGCGACCGATATTGCCGTGATCTCCGAAGGCCGTCTTTCCCGCCCGTTCCCATCAGGCGAACTGACACGGGAGAAGATCGGCCTGCTGATGGGCGGCCTGCATGAGAGCAGCTCTGCCCCGGAGGCGCCTCATGCTCATTAA
- a CDS encoding quinone oxidoreductase — MTKTQAVSFSRTGGPEVFDHVEVDLPPPAAGEVQIRQTAVGLNFIDVYFRNGTYKAPHLPFVTGKEGAGTVTAVGPAVTDFKLGDRVAYASADGAYSTERNIEVRHLVHVPDGIELETAAAMMLKGMTAEYLLNRTFKVGPETVLLFHAAAGGVGLIAGQWAKALGATVIGTAGSEEKVELALAHGYDHVINYKTDDFVQRVREITSGKGVDVVYDSIGRDTFPQSLDCLKPRGLFASFGQSSGPIENFTLAALAQKGSLFATRPTLFTYIAARQELIDSAKALFDIVQSNKVRININQTYPLREVGQAHADLETRKTTGTTLLIP, encoded by the coding sequence ATGACCAAAACGCAGGCGGTTTCATTTTCGAGGACGGGCGGGCCGGAGGTTTTCGACCATGTCGAGGTCGATCTTCCCCCGCCGGCGGCCGGTGAGGTGCAGATCAGGCAGACGGCGGTCGGCCTCAACTTCATCGACGTCTATTTCCGCAACGGCACCTACAAGGCGCCGCATCTGCCCTTCGTCACCGGCAAGGAGGGCGCCGGCACCGTGACGGCCGTCGGCCCCGCTGTCACGGATTTCAAGCTCGGCGATCGTGTCGCCTATGCCAGCGCCGACGGCGCTTACAGCACTGAGCGCAATATCGAGGTCCGGCATCTCGTGCATGTGCCTGACGGCATAGAGCTCGAAACGGCAGCGGCGATGATGCTGAAGGGCATGACGGCGGAATATCTGCTCAATCGCACCTTCAAGGTAGGTCCTGAGACCGTGCTGCTGTTCCATGCTGCCGCCGGCGGCGTCGGGCTGATTGCCGGCCAATGGGCAAAGGCGCTCGGCGCCACCGTCATCGGCACGGCGGGCTCTGAGGAAAAGGTCGAACTGGCGCTCGCCCATGGCTATGACCATGTGATCAATTACAAGACCGATGATTTCGTTCAGCGGGTCCGCGAGATAACGAGCGGCAAGGGCGTCGATGTCGTCTATGATTCGATCGGTCGCGATACTTTTCCACAGTCGCTCGATTGCCTGAAGCCGCGCGGCCTGTTTGCCTCTTTCGGCCAATCCTCAGGGCCGATCGAGAATTTCACCCTCGCGGCGCTGGCCCAGAAGGGGTCGCTGTTTGCGACACGGCCGACGCTCTTCACCTATATCGCCGCGCGCCAGGAACTGATCGACAGCGCCAAAGCGCTATTTGATATTGTGCAAAGCAACAAAGTGCGTATCAATATCAATCAAACCTATCCGTTACGTGAGGTTGGGCAGGCTCACGCGGATCTGGAAACAAGAAAAACAACAGGAACGACGCTGCTGATTCCATGA
- a CDS encoding GntR family transcriptional regulator encodes MQTSQSHLAYLALEHLIVTLAVKPGALVTEKQLIDMAGHGRTPVREAIQKLAWQGLILVKPRVGLQIAEIAPEDHGNVMQVRRELEPIAASLVAEHATDEQRGRLGDCARAMDKCAATGDLAGFFAADKAFDEILEEACPNGFITAALGPVQTHSRRLWYSTANPERMDRAIALHVAVIQAIHRGRPDGARAAMAVLIDYLAQT; translated from the coding sequence ATGCAGACCTCACAGAGCCATCTTGCCTATCTTGCGCTGGAACACCTGATCGTCACACTGGCGGTGAAGCCCGGAGCACTCGTCACCGAAAAGCAGCTGATCGATATGGCCGGCCATGGGCGGACGCCGGTGCGCGAGGCCATTCAGAAGCTCGCCTGGCAGGGGCTGATCTTGGTAAAGCCGCGCGTCGGGCTGCAGATTGCCGAGATCGCGCCGGAGGATCATGGCAATGTCATGCAGGTGCGCCGTGAACTGGAGCCGATCGCGGCAAGCCTCGTTGCCGAGCATGCCACGGACGAGCAGCGCGGGCGCCTCGGCGACTGCGCCCGGGCGATGGACAAATGCGCCGCCACGGGCGATCTCGCCGGCTTCTTTGCCGCCGACAAGGCCTTCGACGAAATCCTCGAAGAGGCCTGCCCGAATGGTTTTATCACCGCGGCGCTCGGCCCGGTGCAGACGCATTCGCGTCGCCTCTGGTACTCCACCGCAAACCCGGAGCGAATGGATCGCGCCATCGCATTGCATGTCGCTGTCATCCAGGCCATCCACCGAGGCAGGCCGGATGGGGCGCGCGCCGCCATGGCGGTGCTGATCGACTATCTCGCCCAGACATAA
- the pcsA gene encoding phosphatidylcholine synthase, which translates to MKIFNYKRVPYAEMRAFSVHILTASGSFLAFLGVVAAAEHRFIDMFWWLGLALLVDGIDGPIARKVRVKEVLPNWSGDTLDNIIDYVTYVLLPAFALYQSGMIGEPWSFAAAGMIVVSSAIYYADMGMKTDEYFFSGFPVVWNMIVFTLFVIDASATTALAVVIVSVVLTFLPINFLHPVRVKRLRPLNLGVFLLWSALGILSLLMHFDTPEWALILFIVTGIYLYVIGAVLQFFPALGRQA; encoded by the coding sequence ATGAAGATTTTCAACTACAAGCGCGTTCCTTACGCGGAGATGCGCGCCTTCTCAGTCCATATCCTTACGGCCTCCGGCTCCTTCCTTGCCTTTCTCGGTGTCGTTGCCGCCGCCGAGCACCGCTTTATCGACATGTTCTGGTGGCTGGGCCTTGCCCTTCTGGTCGACGGCATAGACGGGCCGATCGCCCGCAAGGTGCGCGTCAAGGAAGTGCTGCCGAACTGGTCGGGCGATACGCTCGACAATATCATCGATTACGTCACCTATGTGCTCTTGCCGGCCTTCGCGCTCTATCAGAGCGGCATGATCGGCGAGCCCTGGTCCTTCGCAGCCGCCGGCATGATCGTCGTTTCCAGCGCCATCTATTATGCCGATATGGGCATGAAGACGGACGAGTATTTTTTCTCCGGCTTCCCGGTCGTCTGGAACATGATCGTCTTCACCCTGTTCGTCATCGATGCCAGCGCCACGACCGCGCTTGCCGTCGTCATCGTCTCGGTGGTGCTGACCTTCCTGCCGATCAATTTTCTGCACCCGGTCCGGGTCAAGAGGCTGCGCCCGCTCAATCTCGGCGTCTTCTTGCTGTGGTCGGCGCTCGGCATTCTTTCGCTGCTGATGCATTTCGACACGCCCGAATGGGCGCTCATTCTCTTTATCGTGACCGGGATCTATCTTTACGTCATCGGCGCGGTGCTGCAATTTTTCCCCGCTCTTGGACGCCAAGCTTAG
- a CDS encoding ferredoxin--NADP reductase: MNAPAKTEDFASSIPAGVYAETVIDVTHYTDRLFRFTMTRPQGFRFRSGEFAMIGLMVEGKPVFRAYSIASPAWAEELEFFSIKVPDGPLTSHLQAIKPGDQVLMRKKPTGTLVLDALTPGRRLYMFSTGTGVAPFASLIRDPETYEKFEEVILTHTTRDVAELQYGFDLVNEIQNDELLKEVVGDKLRHYATVTREDFEYRGRITDLISSGKLFTDLGVPPLDPAIDRGMICGSSAMLKDTKELLEKAGLNEGANSKPAEFVIERAFVG, translated from the coding sequence ATGAACGCGCCTGCAAAGACCGAAGACTTCGCCTCGTCCATCCCTGCCGGCGTCTATGCCGAGACGGTGATTGATGTCACACATTACACCGACCGGCTCTTCCGCTTCACGATGACCCGGCCGCAGGGCTTCCGTTTCCGTTCCGGCGAATTCGCGATGATCGGCCTGATGGTCGAAGGCAAGCCGGTGTTCCGCGCCTATTCGATCGCCAGCCCCGCCTGGGCTGAAGAGCTCGAATTCTTCTCGATCAAGGTGCCGGATGGCCCGCTGACCTCGCATCTGCAGGCGATCAAGCCGGGCGATCAGGTGCTGATGCGCAAAAAGCCGACCGGCACGCTGGTGCTCGATGCGCTGACACCAGGCCGTCGTCTCTACATGTTCTCGACGGGAACGGGCGTTGCGCCTTTCGCCAGCCTGATCCGCGATCCCGAGACCTATGAGAAGTTCGAGGAAGTCATCCTCACCCATACCACCCGCGATGTCGCCGAGCTGCAATACGGCTTCGACCTCGTCAACGAGATCCAGAATGACGAGCTGCTGAAGGAAGTGGTCGGCGACAAGCTGCGCCATTATGCGACCGTCACGCGCGAGGATTTCGAATATCGCGGCCGCATCACCGACCTGATCTCGTCGGGCAAGCTGTTTACCGATCTCGGCGTACCGCCGCTCGACCCGGCGATCGACCGCGGCATGATCTGCGGCTCCTCGGCCATGCTGAAGGACACCAAGGAACTGCTCGAAAAGGCCGGCCTCAACGAAGGCGCCAACAGTAAACCCGCCGAATTCGTCATCGAGCGCGCTTTCGTCGGCTGA